A window of Papilio machaon chromosome W, ilPapMach1.1, whole genome shotgun sequence genomic DNA:
CGCCACATTCGGCGCAGCAGGCCCCCCGGCCTGCCGCGCGTGGCCACCTCAAGTTGGTTGAAGGGCCGCGGCGTACCTCGTACGCCGGCGGCCCCTCGCTGGGGCCCTGCGGGGCGGCAGCGTTTCGCTGGCGCGTTCCCGTTCCCGCAGGGCTTCTCTCTTGGCCGCCATCACCTCGCGTGCAAACGAGGCGATGGCGGCCCAGCTCTGCTCGCTGCCGGCCATCGATCTAACAACGGCCGGCAGCGACAGATCGCGTCCTATTGCGCCAGTGAGTGTGGCGCGTTGAGCGTCCCAGGCCGTGCACACGGCGAGCGTATGCTCGGCCGTGTCCACGGCGCCGGTCGCGCAATGTCGGCAACCGGGATCCGACTCTATTCCCACAACTTCACACAGGTAACGGCCAAAACAGCCGTGCCCTGTGAGAAGCTGCGTCAGGAAGTAAGTCGGCTCCCGGTGCTTCGCCTCCACCCACTGGCGCAGGACGGGGCGGACAGCCTCGACGAGTCGCCTGCTCACCGAGGTGTCCGCCAACCTCTCCTCCCATCGCCGGAAGAGATCATCACGTCCTTCCTTCCTCCAGCGTACGATCTCTTCCGGGAGGGGTTCTTCCCCTCTATGCCGCATCAGGGCCCTTCTCCGGTAAACCTCCGCCAGGACCCCGGCTTCGAGGTCCCAAGGGAGGCTCCCGTTCTATGAATTGTTTCCATTGCGACTCAATATCAGTTGGTACTGGTCCGCATcggttttttttgtagtttatgttacggtgcataatttaatttggtgattttttattttgtttttttttcatgttacttacttacttactccgctggcgcagcgacccaaagtgggtcttggcctccgacacaagagatcgccAGACTTGTCTGTCCTGTGCCTTCTCCTGCCAGTCCATCGCTTGTAGCTCCAGCAGGTCTAGCTCTACAGCGTCACGCCAGCGGTATCTAGGTCGGCCGATAGGTCGGCGGCCAGTCGGGGTCCCGAGATACGCTGCTTTGGCATTCCGATCTTCCCCCATCCTCATAAGGTGGCCAAGCCATCGGAGTCTGTGAGCTTTGGCTTCTCCTAGGATATTCGGCTCGATCTGACCGCCGTCTGCAACGCCGGAATGCCCAGGGCGCGACGTGGTTTCGCGCCCCGGGAAGGTGTGTACTGGTGGTCGCAGGACCTAGCCGCCCTGCGCTCCGCCAGTAACGCCGCCCGACGGGCATTCACCCGGTGCCGCAGACGGCGGAACAGAACAGAGGAGGAGCTGGAGCGCCTTCACACCGAGCTGAGCTCGGCAAAGAAGGCGTTCTCCAGTGCGATCAAGGCCGCCAAGGACTCTGCCTATGCGGAGTTCTTGGCGACCCTAGACGCagacccgtgggggcgcccataCCGCATGGTGCGGGCGAAGTTGAAGGTGGCGCCCCCCACAGAAACGATGGAGCCGGCGGTCCTTAGCGCGGTGGTCGAAGGGCTGTTCCCGGATAGCCCTTCTTTTGTACCACCGCGCATGACAAGAGACATGCCGGCGGACATCGAGCCGTTGAACCGATCTGCCGCTCTCGCCC
This region includes:
- the LOC123723183 gene encoding uncharacterized protein LOC123723183 — protein: MRKILGPKQREDGSWRIRYNAEIEALVGEPNILGEAKAHRLRWLGHLMRMGEDRNAKAAYLGTPTGRRPIGRPRYRWRDAVELDLLELQAMDWQEKAQDRQVWRSLVSEAKTHFGSLRQRSK
- the LOC123723045 gene encoding uncharacterized protein LOC123723045, which encodes MRHRGEEPLPEEIVRWRKEGRDDLFRRWEERLADTSVSRRLVEAVRPVLRQWVEAKHREPTYFLTQLLTGHGCFGRYLCEVVGIESDPGCRHCATGAVDTAEHTLAVCTAWDAQRATLTGAIGRDLSLPAVVRSMAGSEQSWAAIASFAREVMAAKREALRERERASETLPPRRAPARGRRRTRYAAALQPT